A section of the Hippea sp. KM1 genome encodes:
- a CDS encoding HAD family hydrolase: MVVVFDLDDTLYDEINFVRSGFAEIASYLGDRKYFDFLWEDFMKKGSGKNIDNLLSVFKIKEKKEKLIEIYRFHTPNIELNNDARAVLHYLKEKKISTAIITDGHYITQKNKFTALGLDKLIDFVVFTDYYHTKKPDLRPFHIVMSHFSKEKYFCYIADNPQKDFIAPLKLGWKAVRYKNKNGVYNKIKCALQIPEISNLMDAVEILGLK, from the coding sequence ATGGTGGTGGTATTCGATCTTGATGATACTTTATACGATGAAATAAACTTCGTAAGAAGCGGTTTTGCGGAAATAGCATCTTACTTAGGGGATAGGAAATATTTCGACTTTTTGTGGGAAGATTTTATGAAGAAAGGTAGTGGAAAGAATATAGATAATTTACTTTCTGTCTTTAAAATAAAAGAAAAAAAAGAAAAACTGATAGAAATATATAGATTTCATACACCAAATATAGAGCTTAATAATGATGCGAGAGCGGTATTGCATTATTTAAAAGAAAAAAAAATATCTACTGCAATTATAACAGATGGCCACTATATAACACAAAAAAATAAGTTCACGGCTTTGGGCTTGGATAAGTTAATAGACTTTGTTGTTTTTACTGATTATTACCATACAAAAAAACCGGATTTAAGGCCATTTCATATTGTTATGTCTCATTTCTCAAAAGAAAAATATTTTTGTTATATAGCGGATAACCCACAAAAAGATTTTATAGCTCCTTTAAAGCTCGGATGGAAGGCTGTAAGATACAAAAATAAAAATGGAGTGTACAATAAAATAAAATGTGCATTGCAGATACCAGAAATTAGCAATCTGATGGATGCAGTAGAAATATTGGGTCTAAAATGA
- a CDS encoding DegT/DnrJ/EryC1/StrS family aminotransferase — MNSKIFLSPPHMSGKELDYIKEVFESNYIAPVGEFIERFEQSICDFTKAKYTCAVVNGTSAIHLALRILGIKNGDKVLASTFTFIGSITPILFQNAEPVFIDSDESWNIDPGLVEEAAKKEKPKALIVTHLYGQMAKIEDLLFLSRKYGFYLIEDAAEALGATYKKKHAGTFGDFGIYSFNGNKIITTSSGGMLVSSNGEWIRQARFLSTQAKENYPWYEHETFGYNYRMSNVLAAIGVAQMEVLEERVKRKREIFDIYKRELGDIADFMPEIENSRGNRWLTTLIFKDKNPLKVSETLKKHNIESRPLWKPMHTQPVFRNAKAYINGASEALFKKGLCLPSGTALKDEQIIEICRIIRKG, encoded by the coding sequence ATGAACAGTAAGATCTTTCTCTCCCCACCCCATATGTCGGGGAAAGAGCTTGATTATATAAAAGAGGTTTTTGAGAGCAATTATATTGCGCCGGTTGGTGAGTTTATAGAGAGGTTTGAACAGTCTATTTGTGATTTTACAAAGGCAAAGTATACTTGCGCCGTTGTCAATGGCACAAGCGCAATCCATCTTGCTCTGAGGATTTTGGGAATTAAGAATGGAGATAAGGTTTTAGCCTCAACATTTACATTTATAGGCTCAATTACGCCCATACTCTTTCAAAATGCTGAGCCTGTTTTTATTGACAGCGACGAGAGCTGGAATATAGACCCAGGCCTTGTTGAGGAGGCTGCAAAAAAAGAAAAACCCAAAGCTCTGATTGTTACGCACCTTTACGGTCAAATGGCAAAGATTGAGGATTTGCTGTTTTTATCAAGAAAATACGGTTTTTATTTGATAGAAGATGCCGCTGAAGCCCTTGGTGCTACATACAAGAAAAAACATGCAGGCACATTTGGCGATTTTGGCATATACAGTTTTAACGGCAATAAGATTATCACAACGAGCTCGGGTGGAATGCTTGTGAGCTCTAACGGAGAATGGATAAGACAGGCAAGATTTCTATCAACGCAGGCAAAGGAGAATTACCCGTGGTATGAGCATGAAACCTTTGGCTATAATTACAGGATGAGCAATGTCTTGGCTGCAATTGGTGTAGCTCAGATGGAGGTTTTGGAAGAAAGAGTAAAAAGAAAAAGGGAAATCTTTGATATTTACAAAAGGGAACTTGGAGATATAGCCGATTTTATGCCAGAGATTGAAAACTCAAGAGGCAACAGGTGGCTTACAACTTTAATTTTTAAAGATAAAAACCCTCTGAAGGTTTCAGAGACGCTAAAAAAACACAATATAGAATCAAGGCCTCTGTGGAAGCCTATGCACACACAGCCTGTTTTTAGAAATGCAAAGGCATACATAAACGGCGCATCTGAGGCTCTATTTAAGAAAGGCCTGTGTCTGCCAAGCGGTACGGCTTTGAAGGATGAGCAAATAATTGAAATTTGCAGGATAATAAGGAAAGGATAA
- a CDS encoding ATP-grasp domain-containing protein, which translates to MKEINVLITSAGRRVSLVRNFQKYAKVYTCDMNPEMSAACQVSDGYFRVPKVNDKNYIEILLDYCLKNNINIVIPTIDPELIILSKAKTDFKKNNILIAISSLNICEMFYSKRKTEYFFKKIKLKTPRVIDNLKDATYPLFAKLENSSSSVGATKVESYEEAIILKKKNPLYVFQEYIEGEEYTVDVFVNREGKVISIVPRLRIEVRSGEVSKGKTVKDAHIIGQIKKLFKHLNGVYGAITVQLFKKEGELFFIEINPRFGGGYPLSYLAGSDFAKYLIKDYLGENLEYSENWKNNLIMLRYDAEVLVDGGGIRS; encoded by the coding sequence ATGAAGGAAATTAATGTTTTGATTACAAGTGCTGGAAGAAGGGTTAGTCTGGTAAGAAACTTTCAAAAATACGCTAAGGTATATACATGTGATATGAATCCAGAAATGAGTGCAGCTTGCCAGGTTAGCGACGGGTATTTTAGGGTGCCAAAAGTAAATGATAAAAATTATATTGAGATATTGTTGGATTATTGTTTGAAAAATAACATAAATATAGTAATTCCGACAATTGATCCAGAATTAATTATTTTATCAAAAGCTAAAACAGATTTTAAAAAAAACAATATACTGATAGCTATCTCATCTCTAAATATATGCGAGATGTTTTACTCAAAAAGAAAAACAGAATATTTTTTCAAAAAAATCAAACTAAAAACACCTCGGGTAATCGATAATTTGAAGGATGCTACTTATCCTTTATTTGCGAAACTTGAAAATTCTTCTTCCTCAGTAGGGGCAACAAAAGTTGAGAGCTATGAAGAGGCTATAATATTAAAGAAAAAGAACCCCTTATATGTTTTTCAGGAATATATAGAGGGGGAAGAATATACTGTTGATGTATTTGTTAATAGAGAAGGTAAGGTAATTTCTATAGTTCCAAGACTGAGAATAGAAGTAAGGTCGGGAGAAGTTAGCAAGGGAAAAACAGTAAAGGATGCTCATATTATCGGACAAATTAAAAAGCTCTTTAAACACTTAAACGGAGTATACGGGGCTATAACTGTGCAGTTGTTTAAAAAAGAGGGTGAGCTATTTTTTATAGAAATCAACCCTAGGTTTGGAGGCGGTTATCCGCTTTCATATTTGGCAGGATCGGATTTTGCGAAATACCTTATAAAAGATTATTTGGGTGAGAATTTGGAATATTCAGAGAATTGGAAAAATAACCTAATAATGCTCCGCTATGATGCAGAGGTATTAGTTGATGGTGGTGGTATTCGATCTTGA
- a CDS encoding polysaccharide biosynthesis protein, giving the protein MDLLKPTQTKRLIFFLLSDTVFFAFSLYFSLLLRFNFEIPANFISNYFYWLLPTILIKISLLWIFDIYKLNWRFVSIGEFYKIIKGLFIAFFVLYLLNLGAQRFYSALCLPKSSVIIDFLISSFLVLLLRAARRVYFEVINPPKNSNAKNTLIIGAGYTGEKIIREINMTPKTKYKPVAILDDDKEKHNTLIHNVKVVGTLDDIEKAVDRYNIKSAVIAIATLQHNKVKELYDRLSNSGVKDIKIVPSLDKLPNKDVSLKDLKDISIEDLLAREMVIIDTTGIRSFLENKVILVSGAGGSIGSEIVNQLLSYNPKSVIGFEIDETELHSLMLKFKDKPFLPVVGDIRNKEKLLKVFNIYKPQIVFHAAAYKHVPMMEMFPEEAIETNILGTLNLIESSLEAGVEKFINISTDKAVNPKNVMGATKRIAEILCRAYNERGKAKFISVRFGNVLGSRGSAIPLFIEQIKKGGPITITHPDMKRYFMSIPEAVSLVLQAAYMGEGGEVFVLDMGEPIKIVELAERLIKLEGLEPYKDIDIVFTGVRPGEKLFEELLTAEEGVDKTYHEKIYVARIKSDFSNKQIEDIVSEIKEALRGVDKSEIKKVLKKYIPSYDQS; this is encoded by the coding sequence ATGGATTTACTTAAACCAACACAGACCAAGAGATTAATCTTTTTTCTGTTAAGCGATACCGTATTTTTTGCCTTTAGTCTCTATTTTTCTCTCCTTTTGAGGTTTAACTTTGAAATACCTGCCAATTTTATAAGCAACTACTTTTACTGGCTTTTGCCTACAATACTGATAAAGATATCATTGCTTTGGATTTTTGACATCTACAAACTCAACTGGCGATTTGTCAGTATCGGTGAATTTTATAAGATTATAAAGGGTTTGTTTATAGCCTTTTTTGTGTTGTATTTGCTAAACTTAGGTGCACAAAGGTTTTATTCTGCTCTTTGCCTTCCAAAATCATCAGTTATTATAGATTTTCTCATCTCAAGCTTTCTTGTGTTGCTTCTAAGGGCTGCAAGAAGGGTCTATTTTGAGGTTATTAACCCTCCAAAAAACAGCAACGCAAAGAATACTCTAATTATAGGTGCAGGATACACCGGCGAAAAAATCATAAGGGAAATAAATATGACGCCTAAGACTAAATACAAACCCGTTGCAATTTTGGACGATGATAAGGAAAAGCATAACACTCTTATTCATAATGTAAAGGTGGTTGGGACATTAGACGATATTGAGAAAGCAGTTGATAGGTATAACATAAAAAGTGCCGTTATAGCTATTGCAACACTTCAGCACAACAAAGTAAAAGAGCTATACGATAGGCTCTCAAACTCTGGTGTAAAAGATATAAAGATCGTTCCGAGTCTTGATAAGCTGCCCAACAAGGATGTGTCTTTGAAGGATTTGAAGGATATATCCATTGAGGATTTGCTTGCAAGGGAAATGGTAATAATTGATACAACAGGAATTAGATCATTTTTGGAGAACAAGGTAATTTTGGTAAGTGGGGCTGGTGGTTCTATTGGGTCGGAGATTGTTAATCAGTTGCTTTCATATAATCCAAAAAGCGTTATAGGCTTTGAAATCGATGAGACCGAACTCCACTCTTTGATGTTGAAATTTAAGGATAAACCGTTTTTGCCTGTGGTTGGTGATATTAGAAACAAAGAGAAGCTTTTAAAGGTATTTAATATATATAAACCACAAATTGTATTCCACGCTGCAGCATACAAGCATGTGCCTATGATGGAGATGTTTCCCGAAGAGGCTATAGAGACAAACATATTGGGCACGCTTAATCTAATAGAATCGTCGCTTGAGGCAGGTGTTGAGAAATTTATAAACATATCAACCGATAAGGCGGTTAACCCCAAAAATGTAATGGGAGCGACAAAACGGATAGCCGAGATTCTCTGCCGGGCATACAACGAAAGGGGTAAAGCCAAATTCATATCGGTTAGGTTTGGCAATGTGCTTGGAAGCAGGGGTTCGGCAATCCCCTTATTTATTGAACAGATCAAAAAAGGTGGCCCAATAACAATCACACACCCAGATATGAAGCGATACTTCATGAGTATACCAGAGGCGGTTTCACTGGTTTTGCAGGCTGCATATATGGGTGAGGGCGGTGAGGTTTTTGTTTTGGATATGGGTGAGCCGATAAAGATTGTGGAGCTTGCAGAGAGGTTAATAAAACTTGAAGGACTTGAACCTTATAAGGACATAGATATTGTTTTTACGGGTGTTCGACCTGGAGAGAAGTTATTTGAAGAGCTTTTGACGGCAGAGGAGGGCGTGGATAAGACTTATCATGAGAAAATATATGTAGCCAGAATAAAATCGGATTTTTCCAATAAGCAGATAGAGGATATTGTTTCAGAAATTAAAGAGGCTCTGAGGGGAGTTGATAAGTCAGAGATAAAAAAGGTATTGAAAAAATATATTCCTTCTTATGATCAGTCTTGA
- a CDS encoding sugar transferase, producing the protein MYKNFFKPLLDKVLALIGITIFSPVMLCVVVSIYIWDGRPILFIQERPGYKEKVFKIYKFRTMTNERDENGNLLPDEKRLKGVGRIIRSLSLDELPQLFNVLKGDMSFVGPRPLLVEYLPLYNERQRKRHDVKPGITGLAQVMGRNALSWKEKFEYDVYYVENLSFWLDLKIILLTIWKVLKREGISQKGRATMEKFNGRN; encoded by the coding sequence ATGTATAAAAATTTTTTCAAACCGCTGTTGGATAAGGTTTTGGCTTTGATTGGTATAACTATATTTTCCCCTGTAATGCTATGCGTTGTCGTTTCGATTTATATATGGGATGGAAGGCCGATATTGTTTATTCAGGAAAGGCCTGGGTATAAAGAGAAGGTATTCAAGATTTATAAGTTTCGCACAATGACGAACGAAAGAGATGAAAATGGCAATTTGCTTCCCGATGAGAAGAGGCTAAAAGGTGTTGGTAGGATTATAAGGAGCTTGAGTTTGGATGAGCTGCCGCAGTTGTTTAATGTCTTGAAGGGTGATATGAGTTTTGTTGGACCTCGACCTTTGCTCGTTGAGTATTTACCTTTATATAACGAAAGACAAAGAAAAAGGCATGATGTAAAACCGGGTATTACCGGTCTTGCTCAGGTTATGGGAAGAAACGCATTGAGCTGGAAAGAAAAGTTTGAATACGATGTTTACTATGTTGAAAACCTCTCTTTTTGGCTTGACTTAAAAATTATATTGCTGACAATATGGAAAGTACTGAAAAGAGAAGGTATTTCTCAAAAGGGCAGAGCCACTATGGAGAAGTTCAATGGGAGGAATTGA